Proteins encoded together in one Labilibaculum sp. DW002 window:
- a CDS encoding DRTGG domain-containing protein yields MKVSDIVEKLGLKVCSGEQGLNKEIEGGYTSDLLSDVMGNADADQVWVTLQTHKNIMAIASLKELAAIVLVKGYEPEADAAEQSNEEGIPILSSEEEAFELTGKLYKLLSVE; encoded by the coding sequence ATGAAGGTAAGTGATATTGTTGAAAAATTGGGTTTAAAAGTTTGTTCGGGAGAACAAGGCTTGAACAAAGAAATTGAAGGTGGCTATACATCAGATTTATTAAGTGATGTTATGGGGAATGCCGATGCAGACCAGGTGTGGGTAACACTTCAAACTCATAAAAATATCATGGCAATTGCTTCATTAAAAGAATTAGCTGCAATTGTGTTGGTTAAGGGCTACGAGCCAGAAGCTGATGCTGCAGAGCAAAGTAACGAGGAAGGGATTCCAATTTTGTCATCAGAAGAGGAAGCCTTTGAGTTGACAGGAAAGCTTTATAAGCTATTGAGTGTTGAATAA